One genomic window of Hydra vulgaris chromosome 03, alternate assembly HydraT2T_AEP includes the following:
- the hywnt8 gene encoding secreted signaling factor Wnt8 precursor (The RefSeq protein has 14 substitutions compared to this genomic sequence) has product MDRVFRKKSRATKHYLLLLILCSSMAALQRKLHVTSKKVSPDVVNSVILAYKDAFKNCYKNFKFERWNCPVPQAFSQINTPVSLTYTYPHATKETAYVYAIVAASILNRIVRNCRQGVYQDLTCVKHSINGTQSNQDESFSVNISNALKLVKRIIKIFDYKYVRDEKRKAFNWNNSVIGLKAFTERLTTVCKCHGLSGYCSSKTCWKSSLSSLKETAVELMTLYHGAKKYEEQHQQSDPSTQSTNVMKNFISKDVPNSSVLVYLTESPDYCKKNSSIEVQGTLNRECNHHLDDSCKKLCSSCGYRKHSFVKTIENMQCNCKFRWCCTVVCEKCVSRQISSRCSLSTLR; this is encoded by the exons ATGGatagagtttttcaaaaaagatcCAGAGCAATCAagcaatacttatttttattgattttaagcAG cTCAATGGCCGCACTTCATCGAAAATTgcat GTTACCTCAAAAAAAGTCTCTCCGGATGTGGTTAACTCGGTAATCTCAGCCTACAAAGAtgcttttaaaaactgttataaaaactTCAAGTATGAAAGGTGGAACTGCCCAGTTCCTCAAGCATTCTCCCAGATTAATACTCCTGTATCACTCACATTTACTTACCCTCACG caactaaAGAAACTGCTTATGTTTATGCTATTGTTGCAGCAAGCATCTTAAATCGTATTGTTCGCAATTGTCGACAAGGAGTTTATCAAGATTTGACTTGTGTCAAACACTCTATAAATGGTACGCAAAGCAATCAAGACGAATCGTTTTCAGTAAATATAAGCAATGCTTTAAAATTAGTCAAgcgtattattaaaatattcgaTTACAAGTATGTAAGAGATGAgaaaagaaaagcatttaactGGAATAATTCTGTAATTGGCTTAAAGGCGTTTACCGAACGTTTAACAACTGTTTGTAAATGCCACGGACTCTCCGGCTATTGCTCAAGTAAAACATGCTGGAAATCTTCTCTTTCTTCTTTAAAAGAAACAGCCGTCGAGTTAATGACGCTTTACCATGACGCAAAAAAGTTCGAAGAACAACACCAACAATCAGATCCCAGTACACAGAGCACCAATGTTATGAAAAGTTTTATCTCAAAAGATGTTCCAAACAGCTCAGTACTTGTTTACTTAACGGAATCGCCTGACTATTGCAAAAAGAATTCTTCAATAGAAGTACAAGGAACTCTTAATAGAGAATGTAACCATCATCTAGATGACAGTTGCAAAAAATTATGTTCCAGTTGTGGTTACAGAAAGCATTCGTTTGTAAAGACGATTGAAAATATGCAATGCAACTGTAAATTTCGCTGGTGTTGCACAGTAGTTTGTGAAAAATGTGTATCGAGACAAATATCTTCAAGATGCTCACTTCCAACACTGAGATAA